The following proteins are encoded in a genomic region of Gossypium hirsutum isolate 1008001.06 chromosome D05, Gossypium_hirsutum_v2.1, whole genome shotgun sequence:
- the LOC107902203 gene encoding 2S albumin, with amino-acid sequence MAKLALLVATFALPFFLVNASIYRTTITLDGDEENRSDAWYMQQETGGSSTCNTQLFNSCCDQLQNLDEGSRSTGLKQAVREQLQEGQWESGEAKDMFEVAERALRKCDLEPRRCDMQSRRWF; translated from the exons ATGGCAAAGCTCGCTCTCCTCGTAGCCACTTTCGCTCTCCCTTTCTTCCTCGTCAACGCCTCCATCTACCGCACCACCATCACCCTCGACGGCGACGAAGAAAACCGGTCCGACGCG TGGTACATGCAACAAGAGACCGGCGGCAGCAGCACATGCAACACCCAACTCTTCAACTCGTGCTGCGACCAGCTCCAGAACCTGGACGAGGGGAGCCGGAGCACAGGCTTGAAACAGGCGGTGAGGGAACAGCTGCAGGAAGGACAGTGGGAGAGTGGAGAGGCTAAAGATATGTTTGAAGTTGCGGAGAGGGCACTGAGGAAGTGTGATTTAGAGCCTAGGAGATGCGATATGCAATCTCGAAGATGGTTTTAG